In Styela clava chromosome 6, kaStyClav1.hap1.2, whole genome shotgun sequence, the genomic window AGTTTAACAATATCTAGGTACATACGAGAACAAAACTAATATCGACTCCAATATTACGTAACCTTATTTAACTTGTATAATATTGACAATGTAATCTCTCTGATCAAGACATTGTAAAGCGTATCTCTTTAGTTTGGAcattcgaaataataaattcatttgGCATGAGTACCACTATCACATTACATACATTATGCCATCTCCTATTTGTCGGAACTGAAACGAGCAATGCGTATCCCGCAAACGACGCGGAGTTTGTGCAGTTTGCAGATGCGGCACAGTAAAGCTATATGCCCAAAGGCAAGTGTTATGGTTATTAgtaagtaaaaaaatatttgcatcgAAGTCAACAACATCATAAAAATAGCATGAAAACAACGAGTTCGGACAAAATATACGAGTTCATGTATATGTcgtaaaaacaaaattgctcGAAAAGGTTTCCGCAATTCAGGGCTCTAAGGTGAGACGTTATCTAAACGTTATAACATTGCCGACAGGGCCTATCGGCTGAATAGACAAATTCCCCATgatagagagagagatttattgttttgtcaaccgTAAACGAACaatggtatataaaataatatatacaatatacacaaagttaattcggtatagactggggggagcgatacgaccataaggTCATGGGAGTCAGCTCCCCCCAATGATATGTACGCGTAAAAAAGTTCCTCTCAGAATAGTCGCAACGGTGCAAACAAAACTCCACTCTTCGAGATACCAATGTACTTAggtaatatacaaaaatattttctatactttttattttaggatatTAGTGTGTAGAACTATTCGAGTGTACCTAATAAACACTTAAGCACTAGTGCCTCGAACATGTTAATTTATTGTTGGTGGGCAACACATGATATTAATTTCATATCTTCAGCTCCACTGTCCGCTGCATTGAGTAATCGATTCGAGGAAAGAAGAGTTGTGGCCGTAGGAGCAGTATTTGTTGTTATTGGATTGATCATCAGTCAGTTTGCTCAATCACCGTACTTTTTATACGCGTCATTGGGATGTGTAACAGGTGTGTGACTTATAAAGGAAAACAAAAActaatttgtgcttgtcatttatttaaacataaatataacTCGAGAATGTTGTAAATGGGCCACATCGCGTGCATATAAAACGACATTTTCTCAATCAACTGATAAAGGTATATTCTgtatgaaataaatggttgacgGTAGCGAAATGCAAAAAAAGTTATTATAACTTAATGGGACATAATAATGTACTCTCGGTGAATAAGATCGTGTGTGTATATAACATGCGTTCGCGTTAAATCATGGCCCCAATTCTGACACGGATCACTTACAAATGTCTCAACTAAATTATTCCACACCTCAACATCAGTAGCTTTCCTGGATACGGGTGTTTAATGCATTTAGACAAGCGTAGATATCGAGGCACTCTTGCGCAATATTACATATAGGCTCGCATTTCATGGGCGCAGCCCACGACTGGGATGCATATGAATGCAAACCCGATGTAACAAAGGCAATTACGGCCTTCACTAAACCTCAATATCAAGACGAAGAACGGTGTTgatgataaaaatattgaagTCACTTTGCCACTGAGCTTTGAAATAACCTCATATATATGTGCAATTTGATTTGAATGCAATATTCCATCCTTTCCACTTTCACGCGAATCCCAGCGGCATTAGCAAGGCAGGAAAAATATGTCAAAAGCAAAGATATTTCTATTTGTTTTTAAGGTTTTGGATTTGCTCTGGCATCCCTTCCGGCATTGACGATGATTGGGAGATATTTCAAAGTCCGACGATCTCTCGCTAATGGTTTATCTCGATCTGGTGGAGGAGCAACATTTTTTCTAGCACCACTTATACAATACCTTGTTGTGCAGTACGGTTGGCAGGTGAGATATTAAACTCAAAGCAATTGTATTAAGGGACGTAGCCTCAACCACACAATTATTACTGTGGAGATTATTGCGATAACTCTTCGTTTAGAGAAGCCATATAATTCACGACATACTGAACAAGGTTTCCACCACTGAATTGATAAACCAGAGATTTTGTTCCTAGGATGTAAACAGGCAGAGCACCAATTACTTTACTAAACTCGAAATGTCATATTTCTTTGTAAAATatcgtttatatatataaccGTATTTCTGTATGGTAAAAATGGGATTCAACGTGCTTGTTCGCTCAAAATTTGTACTTCCGGAGCACTGTATAGGTATTATATCTGCTTCATTATGTTCTTCAAATATATAATTCCGTTAAGACAGATTgcgattttattttaaatcattttcaggGATGCCTGCTAATTATAGGTGGAATTGAACTACATTTATTTGTGTGCGCATTATTGTTGCGTCCACTCCGTTTAAAAGAGGAACTGAAATTTGATTCTGGAAGTACCATGAGGAGACACAGCGTCCGAAAAAGTTCAATGCTCCCAGAAAGCAATGGCAACGACAagaatcaaaatgaaaattggtATAGACGGAAACTGTCTGAAAAGGATCGAGTTCGGGCATTGCAGAAGGAAATCGAACAAAAGGTCCAAAGTAGCGGAGTCACGGAATCGTTGATTGTAGAACATTTCCCTCATATAGAGCCAGTTTATCAGCCAGCAAATAAGAAGACATTAACATTCGGACTTTTAAAAGATCCACTGTGGCTCATATTAACTGCTAATTTAGTATTAACACAGTTTGGCTACTCTATGACATTGGTGCATACCGTGGCTCGAGCTAAGAAAATGGGAATCGGAGAATACGAATCCGTCTTTCTCATTTCGTACATAGGAATAACTGAAGTAACTGCGCAGTTATCATCAGGTTTCATGGCGGACAGAATAAACTTTCGAAAGATCAATTTACATAAAGTGTACATTGCTATAATGGCTGCTGCTACAATCATAAGTTTGTTCGTCAAGAGTTATTTGGGAATGACGATATACTGCATCCTGTTTGGATTAGGATCAGGAAGTTGGCAAGGAAATATATTGCCTGTTACAGTGGACACTCTTGGAGTAGCAAATCTCCGAAGTGCTTAcggattttgtttgtttttcagtGGCTGCTTGGGTCAAATGTTAGGACCGCCTATTGGAGGtaatatataatttgtattataaTTATGAAGCATGTGGTATGTCGAGTACATATTTGTAGCATAAATCAATAATGACTCTTCCATACTGCAAATATTATGGCAAAGGGTAAACAGAACAATGGTATTTGAGTCCATACAATGAGAAAGAAAGGAAGCTTGAAGAATTGAGTTATGCttgttaattttcaatttgtgtTTGCTGCCATAAACCTCGTAGCCTTCAATTTGAGCGAATTTCTGTATTTAACTAAGTAAAAGTGATTgagttatatttgaaaaaaaataaatttctcttgaaagcataaatttaaaactttaaaGAAAATGACACGTTAAAATGAACCATGATATTGTATATCGAAAGCTGATATGAAGCTACGTTACCCCCTAAAATAACatatgaatttaatattttaggtGCCTTATATGATTCGACTGGAAGTTATCACTGGAGCTTTGTCGTTGCATCAATATGTTTTATAACAGCATCATCTCTTTTGTGGTTTGAAATTCCTGCATCAAAATATGTGAAGAAGAAAGCGGAAAACGAGTCCCGCAAAGACTTAGAAAAAGCAAACCAAGATGAAATCGACCATTTGTATAAGGAGATGGAGGATGTTACTGACTCTAGAAATTTCGTCGCTTGATGTCGCAAAAGGGCGACAAAATGAAGATTCGGGGAACTTCACACAGCGTACTTAGGCATATAATTAATGGCCGATGTGAATTTGAACATATAAAGTACAAATCACAgtatgtttgaaataaaatgagCAAATTGCTCAAAACTAGCCCATACTTCAAACTTGAGAGAATACTTTGTTTAGactttagatcaggggttctcaaccttttttctgtaaTGTACAGAATACAATACAGAGTCACGatacaatcaacgcgaacccccggtaatcagacaccgaacTAGTTGTGATATACTGATTTATTAACTAAAAATTTGTTGCAAAACCAATTGATTGACCATATGTAACTAAATTGAATCGTGTTGTTGATATTGTTGCCCTTGTCGTCTGCCTAACTAATGAGTTCTTAAAATCTCTCCCACGTTGcaataagcataa contains:
- the LOC120331000 gene encoding monocarboxylate transporter 5-like isoform X2: MLKSMGVLYPEFKAEFSEYDSATVSWINSISLSMRATAAPLSAALSNRFEERRVVAVGAVFVVIGLIISQFAQSPYFLYASLGCVTGFGFALASLPALTMIGRYFKVRRSLANGLSRSGGGATFFLAPLIQYLVVQYGWQGCLLIIGGIELHLFVCALLLRPLRLKEELKFDSGSTMRRHSVRKSSMLPESNGNDKNQNENWYRRKLSEKDRVRALQKEIEQKVQSSGVTESLIVEHFPHIEPVYQPANKKTLTFGLLKDPLWLILTANLVLTQFGYSMTLVHTVARAKKMGIGEYESVFLISYIGITEVTAQLSSGFMADRINFRKINLHKVYIAIMAAATIISLFVKSYLGMTIYCILFGLGSGSWQGNILPVTVDTLGVANLRSAYGFCLFFSGCLGQMLGPPIGGALYDSTGSYHWSFVVASICFITASSLLWFEIPASKYVKKKAENESRKDLEKANQDEIDHLYKEMEDVTDSRNFVA
- the LOC120331000 gene encoding monocarboxylate transporter 5-like isoform X1, encoding MAIEDKAMEKRITFAGSTNGHGDIHSNGNGPKFRSRLNSKVVVVDRKKYVEPPDGGWGWVIVLAVWIDNVLVLGMLKSMGVLYPEFKAEFSEYDSATVSWINSISLSMRATAAPLSAALSNRFEERRVVAVGAVFVVIGLIISQFAQSPYFLYASLGCVTGFGFALASLPALTMIGRYFKVRRSLANGLSRSGGGATFFLAPLIQYLVVQYGWQGCLLIIGGIELHLFVCALLLRPLRLKEELKFDSGSTMRRHSVRKSSMLPESNGNDKNQNENWYRRKLSEKDRVRALQKEIEQKVQSSGVTESLIVEHFPHIEPVYQPANKKTLTFGLLKDPLWLILTANLVLTQFGYSMTLVHTVARAKKMGIGEYESVFLISYIGITEVTAQLSSGFMADRINFRKINLHKVYIAIMAAATIISLFVKSYLGMTIYCILFGLGSGSWQGNILPVTVDTLGVANLRSAYGFCLFFSGCLGQMLGPPIGGALYDSTGSYHWSFVVASICFITASSLLWFEIPASKYVKKKAENESRKDLEKANQDEIDHLYKEMEDVTDSRNFVA